From Flavobacterium sp. 102, a single genomic window includes:
- a CDS encoding AMP-binding protein yields MLLQAAFIKDNTTAFIDVDGNTLSYKALSDFSMVFFEQINKRTLIFIFSENTFGSVAGYVAALETKIVPLLLHAGTDKALREELINKYKPEYFWLPESMAAEFNHEVVFSAFGYVLLKSGLQPPILHEDLSLLLPTSGSTGSPKLVRHSYKNIEANARNVGKVFDISSHDRALAVLPMYYTMGLSVITSYLYGGATILLFNGSLTDGVFWKFLKEQKTTILTGVPYSFEILSKLRFTRMDLPDLKIVSQGGGKLNASLFNDFAEYAERTGKMFIATYGQTEGTARMAYLPAAFAKTKIGSIGKAIPNGKLFLIDDNGNEISEADVPGEMVYSGPNVTLGYAYTGEDLQKGDERQGILPTGDIAIQDQDGFFYIVGRISRFLKLYGVRIGLDEVEQLIFQEFGVENICTGTDEKMKIYVTDETVVAAVASFVIQKTGLYHQAFEVLFIPEIPRNDVGKIIYNFD; encoded by the coding sequence ATGCTTCTCCAAGCAGCGTTTATCAAGGACAATACTACCGCATTTATAGATGTTGACGGAAATACATTATCCTACAAAGCATTGTCTGATTTTTCGATGGTCTTCTTTGAGCAAATCAATAAGCGCACGTTAATTTTTATTTTTTCAGAAAATACTTTTGGTTCAGTAGCTGGTTATGTTGCAGCTTTAGAAACTAAAATTGTCCCGCTTTTGCTTCATGCCGGAACGGATAAAGCGTTAAGAGAGGAACTAATTAATAAATACAAACCTGAATACTTTTGGCTGCCTGAATCAATGGCTGCCGAATTTAATCATGAAGTTGTTTTCAGTGCCTTTGGTTATGTTTTGCTGAAAAGCGGTTTACAACCACCAATTTTGCATGAAGACTTATCGTTATTGTTGCCTACTTCTGGTTCTACCGGCAGTCCTAAATTGGTGCGTCACAGTTATAAAAATATAGAAGCCAACGCCCGGAATGTCGGGAAAGTTTTTGATATCAGTAGCCATGACAGAGCTTTAGCCGTTTTACCGATGTATTATACTATGGGTCTTTCAGTGATTACAAGTTATTTGTATGGTGGAGCTACCATTTTACTATTTAACGGAAGTTTGACTGATGGGGTATTTTGGAAATTTTTGAAAGAACAAAAAACCACCATTTTGACCGGTGTTCCCTATAGTTTTGAAATTCTTTCCAAGTTGCGATTTACCCGTATGGATTTGCCCGATTTAAAAATTGTATCGCAAGGTGGTGGAAAATTGAACGCGAGTCTGTTTAACGATTTTGCCGAATATGCAGAACGAACCGGCAAAATGTTTATTGCCACTTATGGACAAACAGAAGGAACGGCAAGAATGGCTTACCTTCCGGCAGCGTTTGCCAAGACTAAAATTGGAAGTATCGGAAAAGCAATTCCGAACGGAAAATTATTTTTGATTGACGATAATGGAAACGAAATTTCGGAAGCAGATGTTCCCGGAGAAATGGTTTACAGTGGGCCAAATGTGACTTTAGGCTATGCCTACACCGGAGAAGATTTGCAAAAAGGCGATGAGCGTCAAGGTATTTTACCAACGGGTGATATCGCTATTCAAGACCAAGACGGTTTTTTCTACATTGTTGGCAGAATAAGCCGATTCCTCAAGTTGTATGGAGTCAGAATAGGTTTGGATGAAGTGGAACAGCTTATTTTTCAGGAATTTGGTGTAGAAAATATTTGCACCGGCACAGATGAAAAAATGAAAATATATGTCACGGATGAGACTGTAGTAGCAGCCGTTGCTTCTTTTGTCATTCAGAAGACAGGTTTGTACCATCAAGCATTCGAAGTATTATTCATCCCTGAAATCCCTAGAAATGATGTTGGTAAAATCATTTATAACTTTGACTAG
- a CDS encoding SDR family NAD(P)-dependent oxidoreductase: MKSNRILEGKICLVTGTNRGIGKSIVERYAEEGAIVFANARKEASLDDWAKDCSEKYSTTVIPLYFDVTDAIACKTAILKIKSDYGRIDVLVNNAGMVTYELLPMIDFDKLRTMFDINVIAMIQLVQLASRVMSRQKSGSIINMSSIVGVQGVKGQLGYSATKGAVISLTKSAAKELIEHNIRVNAIAPGMVGTERFTQVFEEKFKDKISNIGIGRLAEPNEIADVCVFLASDLSTYVTGQIIGVDGSTSF; this comes from the coding sequence GTGGAAAGATACGCCGAAGAAGGTGCTATTGTTTTTGCGAATGCCCGAAAAGAAGCTTCCTTAGACGATTGGGCAAAAGACTGTTCGGAAAAATACAGCACGACTGTAATTCCGCTCTATTTTGATGTCACTGATGCTATTGCTTGTAAAACCGCAATTCTGAAAATAAAATCGGATTATGGTCGTATCGATGTTTTAGTTAACAATGCGGGAATGGTTACCTATGAATTGTTACCAATGATTGATTTTGACAAATTGAGAACGATGTTTGATATCAATGTCATTGCGATGATTCAGTTGGTACAGCTCGCTTCTCGTGTGATGTCGCGTCAAAAAAGCGGCTCGATCATTAACATGTCGAGCATCGTTGGTGTGCAAGGTGTTAAAGGTCAGTTAGGTTATTCTGCTACTAAAGGTGCTGTGATTTCATTGACAAAATCGGCTGCGAAAGAACTGATAGAACACAATATTCGTGTCAATGCCATTGCTCCGGGAATGGTTGGCACCGAAAGATTTACCCAAGTTTTTGAAGAAAAATTTAAAGATAAAATTTCCAATATAGGAATAGGAAGATTAGCTGAACCTAACGAGATTGCAGATGTTTGCGTGTTTTTGGCTTCAGACCTTTCCACTTATGTAACCGGTCAAATCATTGGAGTTGACGGTTCGACTTCATTTTAA